A window of Haloarcula sp. H-GB4 contains these coding sequences:
- a CDS encoding metallophosphoesterase has translation MKLGILSDIHGNRVALAAVLADMPPVDGLVCAGDVVGYNPWHADCVDAMRGHTDALPADVPWPTEEVPTVMGNHDRAVAAETPFAFNGMAQAGVEHATEQLSDEQIEWLAALPDERRVSDNRVKLVHGHPDDPDHYTYPEEFGPDLLGDEDVLVMGHTHHQHHEVYEDGIVMNPGSVGQPRDKDHRAAYAVLDLAEMTIEEHRVAYDTSAVIDAVTDADLPRQIGFRLTQGR, from the coding sequence ATGAAACTCGGTATCCTCTCTGACATCCATGGCAATCGGGTGGCGCTCGCGGCGGTGCTTGCGGATATGCCGCCAGTTGATGGGCTGGTCTGTGCGGGCGACGTAGTCGGCTACAACCCCTGGCACGCCGACTGTGTCGACGCGATGCGCGGACACACCGACGCGCTCCCTGCGGACGTTCCCTGGCCGACCGAAGAAGTGCCAACGGTGATGGGCAACCACGACAGAGCCGTCGCTGCCGAGACGCCGTTCGCGTTCAACGGGATGGCGCAGGCCGGCGTCGAACACGCCACAGAACAGTTGTCCGACGAGCAGATCGAATGGCTGGCGGCGCTGCCCGACGAGCGCCGCGTCAGTGACAATCGAGTGAAACTCGTCCACGGCCACCCCGACGACCCGGACCACTACACATACCCCGAGGAGTTCGGCCCGGACCTGCTAGGCGACGAGGACGTGCTCGTAATGGGTCACACGCACCATCAGCACCACGAGGTGTACGAGGACGGTATCGTAATGAACCCCGGCAGCGTGGGCCAGCCCCGCGACAAGGACCACCGGGCCGCCTACGCCGTGCTCGACCTTGCAGAGATGACTATCGAGGAGCACCGTGTGGCCTACGATACGAGTGCGGTCATCGACGCGGTTACCGACGCTGACCTGCCGCGGCAAATCGGCTTCCGACTGACGCAGGGCCGGTAG
- the fer gene encoding ferredoxin Fer: MESPFEVLGIAPDADDGEIVDAYRERVKEAHPDQGGSAAEFQTVKTAYERLQNGYDPGDPLPDETSEPEPEAEEAPPEPDDPMVEFLNFEVLEDHGWTLEDEDLFAKAADANLRSTDFGRFYVDPNDTLLEAAEKNGFAWPFACRGGACTNCAVAVVDGEMPSPASHILPPELTEKGIRLSCIAAPVSDDAKIVYNLKHLPEVSELLLPASRFEQASSTD; the protein is encoded by the coding sequence GTGGAATCCCCATTCGAGGTCCTCGGAATCGCGCCGGACGCCGACGACGGGGAGATCGTCGACGCGTACCGCGAGCGGGTGAAAGAAGCACACCCTGATCAGGGCGGGTCAGCGGCTGAGTTCCAGACAGTCAAGACGGCCTACGAGCGACTGCAGAACGGATACGATCCTGGGGACCCACTTCCCGATGAAACATCGGAACCCGAACCCGAGGCTGAAGAGGCCCCGCCGGAACCGGACGACCCGATGGTGGAGTTTCTCAACTTCGAGGTGCTGGAGGACCACGGCTGGACGCTCGAAGACGAGGACCTGTTCGCGAAAGCCGCCGACGCGAACCTGCGGTCGACTGATTTCGGGCGGTTCTACGTCGACCCGAACGACACGTTGCTGGAAGCGGCCGAAAAGAACGGCTTTGCGTGGCCGTTTGCCTGCCGCGGCGGCGCGTGTACAAACTGCGCGGTGGCAGTCGTCGACGGCGAGATGCCCTCGCCGGCGAGCCACATCCTGCCGCCTGAACTCACAGAGAAGGGGATTCGCCTGTCGTGTATCGCCGCACCGGTGTCTGACGACGCGAAAATAGTCTACAACCTGAAACACCTCCCCGAAGTCAGCGAACTCCTGCTTCCCGCGAGCCGGTTCGAGCAGGCCTCCTCAACCGATTAA
- a CDS encoding aspartate kinase — protein MRVVAKFGGTSLGSGDRINRAADSIAAAVQQGHEVAIVASAMGNTTDELLDEINYDADSADRAEIVSMGERTSVRMLKGALAARGIEAVFLEPGSEDWPIITDEYGEVDVEETQKRAHALAGQLKDVVPVITGFLAEDYQGNVTTLGRGGSDTSAVMMGDYMDADEVVIVTDVEGVMTGDPRVVEGARNVGKISVDELRSLSFRGAEVVAPSALSYKSDDLGVRVVHYQHGDLLAGGTSIEGEFQNLIDLQEQPIACVTVAGRAIRNSPGILADLSGAIADEEINIEANSSGMDSLTFYVDEDDAEEAEALLHARIVDDETLSSVTVEDEIAVIRVTGGDPSQSALAHQVVAPLADAHIHLYDVITSATSVSVFVPWEDREQALSLVQDVF, from the coding sequence ATGCGCGTAGTCGCCAAATTCGGTGGGACGAGCCTCGGTAGCGGCGACCGAATCAACCGGGCCGCAGACTCGATTGCCGCTGCCGTCCAGCAGGGCCACGAAGTCGCTATCGTCGCCTCTGCGATGGGCAACACAACCGACGAACTGCTCGACGAGATCAACTACGACGCAGACTCCGCGGACCGCGCGGAGATCGTCTCCATGGGTGAACGGACCTCCGTCCGAATGCTCAAAGGGGCACTCGCTGCCCGCGGCATCGAGGCTGTTTTCCTCGAACCCGGCAGCGAGGACTGGCCGATCATCACTGACGAGTACGGCGAGGTCGACGTTGAGGAGACACAGAAGCGCGCCCACGCGCTGGCCGGCCAGCTCAAGGACGTCGTCCCGGTCATTACCGGCTTCCTCGCGGAGGACTACCAGGGCAACGTGACGACGCTCGGTCGTGGTGGCTCCGACACGAGCGCCGTGATGATGGGCGACTACATGGACGCCGACGAAGTCGTCATCGTCACCGACGTCGAGGGCGTCATGACCGGGGACCCACGCGTCGTCGAAGGCGCTCGGAACGTCGGCAAAATCTCTGTGGATGAACTCCGCTCACTGTCGTTCCGCGGGGCCGAGGTGGTCGCGCCGTCGGCGCTGTCCTACAAGAGCGATGACCTCGGCGTTCGCGTCGTCCACTACCAGCACGGCGACTTACTCGCCGGTGGCACGTCCATCGAGGGTGAGTTCCAGAACCTTATCGACCTGCAGGAACAGCCTATCGCCTGCGTGACCGTCGCCGGCCGCGCTATCCGTAACAGCCCGGGCATTCTCGCGGACCTGTCGGGCGCTATCGCTGACGAGGAGATCAACATCGAGGCCAACTCCTCGGGGATGGATTCGCTGACGTTCTACGTCGACGAAGACGACGCCGAGGAGGCCGAAGCACTGCTGCACGCCCGTATCGTTGACGACGAGACGCTCTCGTCGGTCACCGTCGAGGACGAGATCGCCGTCATCCGCGTCACCGGCGGCGACCCGAGCCAGTCGGCGCTCGCCCATCAGGTCGTTGCACCGCTGGCCGACGCCCATATCCATCTCTACGACGTGATTACGTCCGCGACGTCGGTTTCCGTGTTTGTCCCGTGGGAGGACCGCGAACAAGCCCTCTCGCTCGTGCAGGACGTGTTCTGA
- a CDS encoding YndJ family protein: MSDRAAESRKPALDSVAQPSLGGLAVADLSAVFGAVVWLVMTATGELDAIERALALAPLVLVPLALRTAVTGAFEALASRFTTAAIWLQPVGALLLAVSLIVPSPAPLAAVLATPWLAVTGLLGLAALARTRIRGGLVLPETAIDAGFAYVSVGAVALLLAHLDLTLWFDRVIIRLTAVHFHYAGFVLPFATGLTGRHLGDHSPGFRTVVGVILVGPALIAAGIAFSPLVEVVAVSLFTVAVAAFGIVVLRRVVSTCPRPQGLALGIAAVALPVSMALALGYGVSTFTGQSLGLTISTMVALHGSLNAFGFGLCATLGWRLSIP; encoded by the coding sequence ATGAGCGACCGCGCCGCTGAGTCCCGGAAGCCAGCACTCGACAGCGTCGCCCAGCCGTCTCTCGGCGGCCTCGCCGTGGCAGACCTGAGTGCAGTGTTTGGCGCAGTGGTCTGGCTGGTGATGACGGCTACCGGCGAACTGGACGCTATCGAACGGGCGCTCGCGCTCGCGCCGCTCGTGCTGGTCCCGCTCGCCCTCCGAACTGCAGTGACTGGGGCGTTCGAGGCGCTTGCCAGTCGGTTCACGACCGCTGCCATCTGGCTCCAGCCGGTCGGCGCGCTCCTGCTCGCGGTCTCGCTGATCGTCCCGTCACCAGCACCGCTGGCTGCCGTGCTCGCAACGCCGTGGCTGGCTGTCACCGGCCTCCTCGGACTCGCGGCGCTTGCACGGACTCGGATTCGGGGCGGTCTGGTGCTCCCGGAGACCGCTATCGACGCTGGCTTCGCCTACGTCTCAGTGGGTGCGGTCGCGCTCCTGCTGGCCCATCTCGACCTGACGCTCTGGTTCGACCGCGTCATCATCCGACTGACGGCAGTCCACTTCCACTATGCTGGGTTCGTCCTTCCGTTCGCAACAGGACTGACTGGCCGACATCTCGGTGACCACTCGCCGGGATTCCGAACCGTTGTCGGTGTCATCCTCGTCGGGCCGGCACTCATCGCGGCCGGAATCGCCTTCTCGCCGCTGGTGGAGGTCGTCGCAGTGAGTCTCTTTACCGTCGCTGTCGCGGCCTTCGGCATTGTCGTCCTGCGCCGCGTCGTCTCGACCTGTCCCCGACCACAGGGGCTCGCGCTCGGCATCGCGGCAGTCGCACTTCCCGTTTCAATGGCGCTCGCGCTCGGCTACGGTGTCTCGACGTTCACCGGCCAATCACTGGGGTTGACGATTTCGACGATGGTTGCGCTCCACGGCTCGCTCAACGCCTTCGGGTTCGGGCTGTGTGCGACGCTCGGCTGGCGGCTTTCGATCCCCTGA
- a CDS encoding DUF4166 domain-containing protein, translated as MTGVYERALGEAAADLHPKVRDRYSLAPDDGTVCVGRGEMDITRGTLVLPALYAMTTQNMLFPEAGEDVPFSVTTVAYTTDGGHEAMTTRRAFEFGDTTRLFDSLTVWDAEAERLLDFLGTHGRIASELHPRVEDGALVVAGGRQWARLGDRYVPLPGPLAADVEVRDRYNADDERYHVTATVENDLVGHMLGYRGTFTQDQTASDGTPDDFRIVRGLDRLPPR; from the coding sequence GTGACGGGCGTCTACGAGCGGGCGCTGGGCGAGGCCGCGGCTGACCTCCACCCAAAGGTCCGTGACCGGTACAGCCTCGCTCCGGACGACGGGACGGTCTGTGTCGGCCGTGGCGAGATGGATATTACCCGTGGAACGCTGGTCCTGCCGGCGCTGTACGCGATGACGACCCAGAATATGCTGTTCCCCGAAGCCGGCGAGGACGTGCCGTTCTCGGTGACGACGGTCGCCTATACGACGGACGGTGGTCACGAGGCCATGACGACCCGCCGCGCCTTCGAATTCGGCGACACCACCCGGCTGTTCGACTCGCTGACCGTCTGGGACGCCGAGGCCGAGCGATTGCTCGATTTTCTGGGAACACACGGCCGGATCGCCAGCGAACTCCACCCGCGGGTCGAGGATGGGGCCCTCGTGGTCGCCGGCGGACGCCAGTGGGCTCGTCTGGGAGACCGCTACGTTCCCCTGCCGGGGCCGCTGGCCGCCGACGTTGAGGTGCGCGACCGCTACAACGCGGACGACGAACGCTACCACGTCACTGCGACCGTCGAGAACGACCTCGTGGGACACATGCTCGGCTACCGTGGAACGTTCACGCAGGACCAGACTGCCAGCGACGGGACGCCCGATGACTTTCGAATCGTCCGTGGACTCGACCGACTCCCGCCGCGATGA
- the thrC gene encoding threonine synthase encodes MVPTMADLQLTDDVPPVADDGVWLACIECGETFAPFDAIRYTCDDCDGLLEVRYDDLPTFDEFEGSGVWRYNAALPFEEGVTLPEGDTPLHEMPRLKDDIGVDALRVKHEGMNPTGSFKDRGMTVGVRVAQEVGVDRLACASTGNTSAALAAYGARGGMETLVLLPAGKVAAGKIAQASLHRARILEVDGNFDQCLDIVQDLAARGEAYLLNSLNPFRLEGQKTIGLEIMEEFYADNGEYPDRIVLPVGNAGNTAALYKCFRELVKAGAITEEQVPKLTGVQAEGAAPMVEAIENGYEDTRRWEKVETRATAIRIGNPVNAPKALPGIRETGGTAVAVSDEEITEAQRDIAGEGVGVEPASAASVAGLRKLRREGEVDSDESVVCLTTGHLLKDPEAAAEAGNEPEPVANSTEAVLDLIEEPSSVTQTVRRQVSKVADAPLVPTLVAGSLGVAYLYRKFRSKK; translated from the coding sequence ATGGTCCCGACAATGGCTGACCTGCAACTCACCGACGATGTGCCGCCGGTTGCCGATGACGGCGTCTGGCTGGCCTGTATCGAGTGTGGTGAGACGTTCGCTCCCTTCGACGCGATTCGCTACACGTGCGACGACTGTGATGGCCTGCTCGAGGTCCGCTACGACGACTTGCCGACCTTCGACGAGTTCGAGGGCTCGGGGGTCTGGCGGTACAACGCCGCCCTGCCCTTCGAGGAGGGCGTCACGCTCCCAGAGGGTGATACCCCGCTGCACGAGATGCCTCGCCTGAAAGACGACATCGGTGTCGACGCGCTCCGCGTGAAACACGAGGGGATGAACCCCACCGGCTCGTTCAAGGACCGCGGCATGACCGTCGGTGTCCGGGTCGCTCAGGAAGTCGGCGTCGACCGACTGGCCTGTGCCTCGACGGGCAACACGTCCGCGGCGCTTGCAGCCTACGGCGCTCGCGGCGGAATGGAGACGCTCGTTCTCCTGCCCGCCGGGAAGGTCGCGGCTGGCAAAATCGCACAGGCAAGCCTCCACCGGGCCCGGATTCTGGAGGTTGACGGCAACTTCGACCAGTGTCTCGACATCGTGCAGGACCTCGCCGCCCGCGGCGAGGCCTACCTGCTGAACTCGCTGAACCCTTTCCGTCTGGAGGGCCAGAAGACTATCGGGCTGGAGATCATGGAGGAGTTCTACGCCGACAACGGCGAGTATCCGGACCGCATCGTCCTGCCGGTCGGCAACGCTGGCAACACCGCGGCGCTGTACAAGTGCTTCCGCGAACTCGTCAAGGCCGGCGCGATAACCGAGGAGCAGGTGCCCAAACTCACCGGTGTGCAGGCCGAGGGAGCCGCTCCGATGGTCGAGGCCATCGAGAACGGATACGAGGACACCCGCCGCTGGGAGAAAGTCGAGACCCGCGCGACCGCCATCCGCATCGGCAATCCGGTCAACGCGCCGAAGGCGCTGCCGGGCATCCGGGAGACCGGCGGCACTGCCGTCGCCGTCTCGGACGAGGAAATTACCGAAGCACAGCGCGACATCGCCGGGGAAGGCGTCGGCGTCGAACCGGCCTCTGCCGCTTCCGTCGCCGGCCTCCGGAAACTCCGGCGCGAGGGCGAGGTCGACAGCGACGAGTCGGTCGTCTGCCTGACCACAGGCCACCTGCTCAAAGACCCCGAAGCGGCCGCCGAGGCCGGGAACGAGCCGGAGCCGGTCGCTAACAGCACCGAGGCCGTGCTGGACCTCATCGAAGAACCGTCGTCAGTCACTCAGACGGTTCGGCGACAGGTGTCGAAGGTTGCCGACGCGCCGCTGGTCCCGACGCTGGTCGCCGGCAGTCTTGGCGTTGCGTATCTCTACCGCAAATTCCGCTCGAAAAAATAA
- a CDS encoding helix-turn-helix domain-containing protein, with amino-acid sequence MSVNPSPNQFHELMVDDEPNLSDVMASVFGVQEHEVRTYQTLLETPASTVEELADELGRDRSNVNRSLSTLREKGLATRKRRLLDGGGHVYQYTATPLSEARELMHETLDEWTAAVHHRIDEFDASPSE; translated from the coding sequence ATGTCTGTCAACCCGTCTCCGAACCAGTTCCACGAGCTGATGGTCGACGACGAACCGAATCTCTCAGATGTGATGGCTTCCGTCTTCGGCGTTCAGGAACACGAGGTACGGACGTATCAGACATTACTTGAGACACCTGCAAGTACTGTCGAAGAACTCGCTGACGAACTCGGCCGGGACCGCTCGAACGTCAACCGGTCGCTGTCAACGCTCCGCGAGAAGGGGCTCGCGACGCGGAAACGGCGGTTGCTTGACGGCGGCGGCCACGTCTACCAGTACACTGCGACACCGTTGTCGGAGGCCCGCGAACTGATGCACGAGACCCTCGACGAGTGGACTGCCGCGGTCCATCACCGTATCGACGAATTCGACGCTAGCCCCAGCGAGTGA
- a CDS encoding orotate phosphoribosyltransferase — translation MNYRSFDHLSSDTQEWIVDLPDDLDLIVGIPRSGMLVSNLLSLHLNLPMTDIDGLREGRLLQTGERYDGEFDLSKFSKILVVDDTVYTGSEMTGAQSTIDGFDLSADVYYGAVYVDEGSEQFVDTYAQTLAFPRVFEWNMMHHDFLEDSCVDLDGILCRDPTPEENDDGPKYREFLSTVDPICVPSVEIGQIVTCRLEKYRNETAAWLDEHGIEYDELVMMQYPDKATRVAAGNHGEYKATVYQSSDAKLFIESSHSQARTIAMQTSKPVYSKEQNRMLQQGYLNRVARNGQMSIEAVKSDPLRYVEQLRADPVDFVKRASSVFL, via the coding sequence ATGAATTACAGGAGTTTCGACCATCTCAGTTCGGATACGCAGGAATGGATCGTCGATCTACCGGACGACTTGGATCTGATCGTCGGAATACCCAGAAGCGGAATGTTAGTGTCGAACTTACTCTCACTGCATCTCAATCTCCCGATGACGGATATCGACGGGTTACGGGAGGGGAGACTCCTACAGACGGGGGAACGATACGACGGCGAGTTCGACCTCTCGAAGTTCTCGAAGATACTAGTCGTCGACGACACCGTCTATACCGGAAGCGAAATGACCGGCGCGCAGTCGACAATCGACGGGTTCGATCTGTCCGCGGACGTGTACTACGGCGCTGTGTACGTGGACGAGGGCTCCGAACAGTTCGTCGATACGTATGCCCAGACCTTGGCGTTCCCGAGAGTATTCGAGTGGAACATGATGCACCACGACTTCCTCGAGGACTCCTGTGTTGACCTGGACGGTATCCTCTGTCGCGACCCGACACCCGAAGAGAACGACGACGGGCCGAAATACCGGGAGTTTCTTTCGACTGTCGATCCGATCTGTGTTCCCTCGGTGGAAATCGGGCAGATCGTCACCTGTCGGCTGGAGAAGTACCGCAACGAGACTGCCGCCTGGCTTGACGAACACGGAATCGAGTACGACGAACTGGTGATGATGCAGTATCCGGACAAGGCCACACGGGTCGCCGCAGGCAACCACGGCGAGTACAAGGCCACGGTGTACCAGTCCTCGGATGCCAAACTGTTCATCGAGAGCTCACACTCTCAGGCGCGGACGATTGCCATGCAGACGAGCAAACCCGTCTACAGCAAGGAGCAAAACCGGATGCTCCAGCAGGGGTATCTGAACCGCGTCGCCAGAAACGGCCAGATGTCTATTGAAGCTGTCAAATCTGACCCACTCAGATACGTCGAACAGCTTAGGGCAGACCCCGTCGACTTCGTCAAGCGGGCTTCGTCGGTGTTTCTCTAG
- the argF gene encoding ornithine carbamoyltransferase, with the protein MDILDVDDLTTDELATVLDRAAAIKADHGEGSQSDLLDQQTLGMIFEKPSTRTRVSFETGMTQLGGHAVFLGPDDIHLGHGEPVKDTARALGRYVDFIMARVFDHADAEELAKYAEVPVINGLTDDAHPCQTLADLLTIRERFGGFEDVSVAWVGDGNNVCQSFVIGAAMVGLDLTVATPEGYGISDNVAARAAGFGNAPETTHDPEAAVADADVVYSDVWVSMGQEDQRGQKLEDFEGFQITTDLLGDRPFMHCLPAHRGEEVTDDAIESENAVVWDQAENRLHAQKGLLAWLAEQA; encoded by the coding sequence ATGGACATACTCGACGTCGACGACCTCACGACCGACGAACTGGCGACCGTCCTCGACCGTGCCGCGGCTATCAAGGCCGACCACGGCGAGGGGAGTCAGAGTGACCTGCTCGATCAGCAGACGCTCGGCATGATATTCGAGAAGCCGTCGACCCGAACCAGAGTCTCCTTCGAGACGGGGATGACGCAACTGGGCGGCCACGCCGTGTTCCTCGGTCCCGACGACATCCATCTGGGCCACGGCGAACCGGTGAAAGACACCGCCCGTGCGCTCGGGCGCTACGTCGATTTCATCATGGCCCGCGTGTTTGACCACGCGGACGCCGAGGAACTGGCCAAGTACGCCGAAGTTCCGGTCATCAACGGCCTGACCGACGACGCCCACCCCTGCCAGACGCTCGCCGACCTGCTGACCATCCGCGAGCGGTTCGGCGGTTTCGAGGATGTCTCAGTGGCGTGGGTCGGCGACGGCAACAACGTTTGCCAGTCGTTCGTCATCGGCGCGGCGATGGTTGGCCTCGACCTCACTGTCGCAACGCCGGAGGGCTACGGCATCTCCGACAACGTGGCCGCCCGTGCCGCCGGCTTCGGTAACGCGCCTGAGACGACCCACGACCCAGAAGCCGCCGTGGCTGACGCTGATGTGGTGTACTCAGATGTGTGGGTCAGCATGGGACAGGAGGACCAGCGCGGCCAGAAACTCGAAGACTTCGAGGGCTTCCAGATCACGACGGATCTGCTCGGGGACCGACCATTCATGCACTGCCTCCCCGCCCACCGCGGCGAGGAGGTCACCGACGACGCCATCGAGTCGGAGAACGCCGTCGTGTGGGATCAGGCGGAGAACCGCCTGCACGCTCAGAAGGGGCTGCTCGCGTGGTTAGCTGAGCAGGCGTAG
- a CDS encoding [LysW]-lysine hydrolase — protein sequence MSEAATPEADTEARDLLEAVVRIPSVSRNETEAAERLVEFFEAHGREAWLDEVGNVRAPADDGVLLTSHIDTVPGDIPVRVEEGDEGDVLWGRGSVDAKGPLCAMAVAAVRTGASFVGVVGEEVDSKGARFLVEDRESAPGAVINGEPSGWEGITLGYRGLLAGTYVATSESGHSSRPENNAIQDAIDWWSSVDDEFATDEWHPVFERVTCKPVDFKGGTSSDGLSVEATMDVQLRVPPEYSTDEIREIADGFLENGTVNWDDKVEPVMQSPRTSAARAFRAAIRQVGGEPTLLRKTGTSDMNVYAKTWDCPMVTYGPGDSDLDHAPNEHLPLDEYDRSVAVLETATERLLED from the coding sequence ATGAGCGAAGCCGCGACGCCCGAGGCTGACACCGAGGCACGTGACCTGCTCGAAGCTGTCGTCCGCATCCCGTCTGTCTCGCGGAATGAGACGGAGGCCGCCGAACGGTTAGTCGAGTTCTTCGAGGCCCACGGCCGCGAGGCGTGGCTTGATGAGGTCGGTAACGTCCGCGCGCCCGCTGACGACGGCGTCTTGCTCACTTCCCACATCGACACTGTCCCGGGCGACATCCCGGTTCGCGTCGAGGAGGGCGATGAGGGTGACGTGCTCTGGGGCCGCGGAAGCGTCGACGCGAAGGGGCCGCTATGTGCGATGGCCGTCGCGGCCGTCCGCACCGGGGCCTCCTTCGTCGGCGTCGTCGGCGAGGAGGTCGACTCGAAAGGCGCTCGATTCCTCGTCGAGGACCGCGAGTCGGCACCCGGTGCCGTCATCAACGGCGAACCCTCCGGCTGGGAGGGCATCACGCTGGGATATCGCGGGCTGCTGGCCGGGACATACGTTGCTACCAGCGAGTCCGGCCACTCCTCGCGCCCGGAGAACAACGCCATTCAGGACGCTATCGACTGGTGGTCGTCGGTCGACGACGAGTTCGCCACGGACGAGTGGCACCCCGTCTTCGAGCGCGTCACCTGCAAGCCAGTCGACTTCAAGGGCGGCACGTCGAGCGACGGGCTCTCCGTCGAGGCGACGATGGACGTCCAGCTTCGGGTCCCACCGGAGTACAGCACCGATGAGATCCGCGAAATCGCCGACGGGTTCCTGGAGAACGGCACGGTCAACTGGGACGACAAGGTCGAGCCGGTGATGCAGAGCCCCCGGACCAGCGCTGCTCGGGCGTTCCGGGCCGCGATTCGGCAGGTGGGCGGCGAGCCCACGCTGCTCCGCAAGACCGGCACCAGCGACATGAACGTCTACGCGAAGACGTGGGACTGTCCGATGGTGACATACGGGCCTGGCGACTCGGACCTCGACCACGCACCGAACGAGCACCTCCCGCTCGACGAGTACGACCGCTCCGTCGCGGTGCTCGAAACCGCGACCGAACGCCTGCTGGAGGACTGA
- a CDS encoding aspartate aminotransferase family protein — protein sequence MSGFVFNEKPIQIERGDGAYVYDDDGTEYLDMGASYACVPLGHKHPAVQSAVSEQLEKITYVQASYPNAERTALYDLLAKTAPDPIDKTWLCNSGTEANEAALKFARSATGNSKIVATMQGFHGRTMGALATTWKNKYKKPYEPLIGDVEFVPYDDSEALDEAVDEDTAAFIVEPVQGEGGINPTSDGYLEDAREITEDAGAALIFDEVQTGMGRTGALWNSQRAAVAPDMITAAKGLGNGLPIGATLCRDWIAENYGSHASTFSGGPVISAAAGATVSTIIEDSVPGNAAVIGDYLLTELEAAIGDDVRDIRGEGLMIGVEVGRGANAALKKLALNHQVLALPAGRTVIRLLPPLTIDKDHADAVVDAMAEVVG from the coding sequence ATGAGCGGATTCGTCTTCAACGAGAAACCTATCCAGATCGAACGTGGCGACGGTGCCTACGTCTACGACGACGACGGCACAGAGTACCTAGACATGGGCGCGTCCTACGCCTGTGTCCCGCTGGGCCACAAGCACCCGGCGGTCCAGAGCGCCGTCAGCGAGCAGCTAGAGAAGATCACGTACGTCCAGGCGTCGTACCCGAACGCCGAACGGACGGCGCTGTACGACCTGCTTGCAAAGACTGCACCGGACCCGATCGACAAGACCTGGCTCTGTAACTCCGGGACCGAGGCCAACGAGGCCGCGCTGAAGTTCGCCCGGTCGGCAACCGGCAACTCCAAGATTGTCGCGACGATGCAGGGCTTTCACGGCCGGACGATGGGCGCGCTGGCGACCACGTGGAAGAACAAGTACAAGAAACCCTACGAGCCGCTCATAGGCGATGTGGAGTTCGTCCCCTACGACGACAGCGAGGCGCTCGACGAGGCTGTCGACGAGGATACCGCCGCGTTCATTGTCGAACCGGTTCAGGGTGAAGGCGGCATCAACCCCACCTCGGACGGCTATCTTGAAGACGCCCGGGAGATCACCGAGGATGCCGGGGCCGCGCTCATCTTCGACGAGGTCCAGACCGGAATGGGCCGGACCGGTGCGCTGTGGAACTCCCAACGTGCTGCCGTTGCGCCGGACATGATAACCGCGGCGAAGGGGCTGGGCAACGGCCTCCCCATCGGCGCGACGCTGTGTCGCGACTGGATCGCTGAGAACTACGGCTCCCACGCCTCGACGTTCTCCGGCGGGCCGGTCATCTCGGCGGCTGCCGGCGCAACGGTCTCGACCATTATCGAGGACTCGGTGCCCGGCAACGCCGCTGTTATCGGCGATTACCTCCTGACTGAACTGGAAGCAGCTATCGGCGACGACGTGCGGGACATCCGCGGCGAGGGGCTGATGATCGGTGTCGAGGTCGGCCGCGGGGCGAACGCGGCGCTGAAAAAGCTCGCGTTGAACCATCAGGTGCTCGCGCTGCCGGCCGGCCGCACGGTTATCCGTCTCCTCCCGCCACTGACCATTGACAAGGACCACGCCGACGCCGTCGTTGACGCGATGGCGGAGGTGGTGGGATGA